A genome region from Methanobacterium formicicum includes the following:
- a CDS encoding NUDIX hydrolase, with amino-acid sequence MIDFVFGLSVRVLITDEDNKILILKRSTDSKTNPGKWELPGGKVDQGESFDQALIREVSEETGLKISLEHVVGVSEQNLHLIRAVHIIMSGKITEGTLTLSNEHEGYAWVFFENLSEYELADWLEDFVNNQETDDNSEIGSEEVNQVTRTVKPWLKSVKQSMDKILKP; translated from the coding sequence ATGATAGACTTTGTTTTTGGACTCTCTGTGAGGGTTTTAATCACTGATGAGGATAACAAGATACTGATTCTTAAACGATCAACTGACTCTAAAACCAATCCGGGTAAGTGGGAACTTCCTGGTGGAAAGGTTGATCAGGGAGAATCCTTTGATCAAGCCCTGATCAGGGAAGTTAGTGAAGAAACTGGACTAAAAATATCCCTGGAACATGTTGTTGGAGTCTCCGAACAGAACCTACACCTGATTAGAGCAGTGCACATTATAATGTCCGGAAAAATCACCGAAGGTACCCTTACCCTCAGTAACGAGCACGAGGGATATGCATGGGTATTTTTTGAAAACCTCTCTGAGTATGAACTGGCTGACTGGTTAGAAGACTTTGTTAACAACCAGGAAACAGATGATAACTCCGAAATTGGTAGTGAAGAGGTTAATCAGGTTACCCGCACCGTGAAACCCTGGTTAAAATCCGTGAAGCAGTCGATGGATAAAATTTTAAAACCATGA